A section of the Deltaproteobacteria bacterium genome encodes:
- a CDS encoding transglycosylase SLT domain-containing protein yields MARKKATSACRLPITIEDMVKATVISLDQASPPFHVSLDGVEDPQDHSKLDEALHDESSPGVLDTTELAREPSLRAFCSLREDPPLMQRARYLAGNPGEFLEYVQNRNVLENLPPNAIEELQELAQKMGGVGLAELEAFKNSPRAPFVACPEKYITDYKPVSEPLYVIPGLEKLIAYWRAVDFGSDGTVVFAGRDSKEGISTTDFFPTDPFDIRALRLARVTFQKNVDARLAELNKAVPKNGERFLRKRGEYPSIYRGAILYSEWQPHLEKKFTDRGLPAHLAKIAIVESRMSIYDRSNDNAVGPYQFKEAIGKHYGLRIDAEIDERLNPVFAAEAAARLLQEAKRGILSEGFVPDTHFDDRLADILSTSAYHAGIDNLRTALREAKLKAQNPSQPVTPEMIAAYPFASPLRIKKFRDDSKDYPPQLYPAVEAVDRLPSEMRLPVRKLVTVSLNLKQNVEIPLFEMLAQLSYRDFININSQYDWDGSRTGNPIDTMTLKMAENPKHQTRFLLLEADVSRLKSWLIQNGYVTEDQIKIS; encoded by the coding sequence ATGGCCAGAAAAAAAGCAACTTCTGCCTGCCGCCTGCCGATAACTATAGAGGATATGGTGAAAGCGACTGTTATTTCTTTGGATCAGGCTTCTCCTCCTTTTCATGTTTCATTGGATGGAGTTGAGGATCCTCAGGATCATTCCAAACTTGATGAAGCGTTGCATGACGAAAGTTCTCCCGGCGTTTTGGATACTACCGAACTGGCGCGCGAACCATCGCTCAGAGCGTTTTGTTCCTTGAGAGAAGATCCTCCGTTAATGCAAAGAGCTCGTTATTTGGCCGGCAATCCGGGAGAATTTTTGGAATATGTTCAAAACAGAAATGTTTTGGAAAATCTTCCACCAAATGCCATCGAAGAACTTCAGGAACTGGCACAAAAAATGGGAGGAGTTGGTCTTGCAGAGCTTGAGGCTTTCAAAAATTCGCCACGCGCTCCTTTTGTTGCCTGCCCCGAAAAATATATCACCGACTACAAACCCGTTTCTGAACCATTGTATGTCATTCCGGGTCTTGAAAAATTAATTGCTTACTGGAGAGCGGTTGATTTTGGAAGTGACGGCACCGTTGTCTTTGCCGGACGCGACAGCAAAGAGGGAATTTCCACAACCGATTTTTTTCCAACAGATCCATTTGATATAAGAGCATTGAGACTGGCTCGCGTTACTTTCCAAAAAAATGTGGATGCGCGGTTGGCCGAACTAAACAAAGCGGTTCCAAAAAACGGAGAACGCTTTCTTCGCAAACGTGGTGAATATCCGTCAATCTATCGAGGCGCCATTTTATATTCCGAATGGCAACCTCATTTGGAGAAAAAGTTTACCGACCGCGGCCTTCCCGCGCATCTGGCTAAAATTGCAATTGTCGAATCGAGAATGAGTATTTACGACAGATCCAATGATAACGCCGTGGGTCCCTATCAATTCAAGGAGGCTATTGGAAAACATTATGGTTTAAGAATTGACGCGGAGATTGACGAGCGCCTCAATCCTGTTTTTGCCGCTGAAGCGGCCGCAAGACTTTTGCAGGAAGCCAAACGAGGTATTTTGAGCGAGGGTTTTGTTCCGGATACGCATTTTGATGATCGATTAGCTGACATACTTTCAACCAGCGCCTATCACGCCGGCATCGACAATCTGCGCACTGCCTTGCGGGAAGCAAAATTGAAAGCACAAAATCCTTCACAGCCCGTCACACCGGAAATGATTGCCGCTTATCCCTTTGCAAGCCCACTTCGGATTAAAAAATTTCGTGACGACTCCAAAGACTATCCGCCGCAACTTTATCCCGCTGTTGAAGCCGTGGATAGGCTTCCATCTGAAATGCGTCTTCCGGTCCGCAAACTGGTTACAGTGAGTCTTAATCTCAAACAGAATGTAGAAATCCCCCTGTTCGAAATGTTAGCGCAATTATCTTATCGGGATTTCATTAATATCAATTCACAATATGACTGGGATGGAAGCAGAACCGGCAACCCCATCGACACTATGACCCTAAAAATGGCGGAGAATCCAAAACATCAGACTCGCTTTTTGCTTTTGGAAGCCGATGTCAGCCGACTCAAGTCGTGGCTCATCCAAAATGGTTACGTCACCGAAGACCAAATTAAAATTTCTTAA